The genomic window CGCCAAATTGCTAACAGGGTGTAAATATAGCAAATATTCGGCAGTTTTTATAAGAATGAGGCTTTTACGAGAGTGAGTTTGCGTTAAATAAAGAGATTTCTACTAATAAATATTTAGGTGGTAGGGGTTTTTCAGAATCTTTTGTCTTATCAATAACAATTGATATTTACATATAAAAGAATATGATATGAAGAAGCTGATTTTATTTGTGTTATGCGCTTTGAGTGGCTTGATGGTGAGCGCTCAATCACGCTGGGGGATTACTCCGGAGGGTGGATTTGCTGCGGTTAATCGTGTTGGAATGGGCTCTAGCTGGCGTGCGGGGGTTAAGGTAGGCGTTGGTGTATCTTACCAGTTTGAACCGGGATGGATTGGATTGAAATCCGGTCTATATTATGCGAATAGAGGGTATTCGTTGGGAGATTATCCGAGAACGACGGAGTCTGCTACGTATGTCTTGAAAGAGATGATGACCGGTGGTATCACGCAACATTTTTTGCAATTGCCCGTGATGGCTGATTTCTCATGGAAAGTGTCGAAAGAGGTACGTATGCATTTAGCGGTCGGTATGTATGCCGGTGTATCTGTCAAGAATGATACGAATTGGGGATCTTCGTTTACGATGGGGTATTCGAAGGAGCCGCAGGCGCTTGGTAAATATGTCAAATCTA from Parabacteroides distasonis ATCC 8503 includes these protein-coding regions:
- a CDS encoding porin family protein, producing MKKLILFVLCALSGLMVSAQSRWGITPEGGFAAVNRVGMGSSWRAGVKVGVGVSYQFEPGWIGLKSGLYYANRGYSLGDYPRTTESATYVLKEMMTGGITQHFLQLPVMADFSWKVSKEVRMHLAVGMYAGVSVKNDTNWGSSFTMGYSKEPQALGKYVKSTGLGYSYGYGHSGYDEAENADHPFRDVNSFDWGLTTSFGIEVNNWVMNLGYDLSLGDEGGNYKIDGDNFSLYEVRSVGANYNTMSLTVGYKFKL